In one window of Dehalococcoidia bacterium DNA:
- a CDS encoding citrate (Si)-synthase, with product MTQDMTQQKGVHIHRGLKDVYIDTTEASYIDGSAGKLLYRGYNIHDLAEKSTFEEVIYLLLYGHLPTRAQLQDLDNTLRASRYLPPEVVQVIRLVQRAHPMDVLRTAVSALSAFDPDVNDFSKEATIRKGVRLTAQAATIVAYHDRIRKGLEPVPPNPRLNHAANFLWMLFGKEPDPEEARLLDVDFILHAEHGANASAFAARVTASTMSDLHSAIVSGIGTLKGPLHGGAAEAVMHMVKEVADPERAKAWAAEHLARGERIMGFGHRVYKAEDPRARHLRERSRWLGEKKGQPQWFQILQRFENEVMAPYRAKGIYVNVDFYAGSIYYLLGIPEDLFIPIFAMGRIPGWTLQVLEQWRDNILLRPLLLYTGPMDLRYIPIDQRENQAQRAAS from the coding sequence ATGACTCAGGACATGACCCAACAGAAAGGCGTCCACATTCACCGGGGCCTTAAGGATGTATACATTGACACTACGGAAGCCAGTTATATAGACGGGAGCGCGGGCAAACTCCTCTATAGAGGGTACAATATCCACGACTTGGCCGAGAAATCCACCTTTGAAGAGGTGATCTACCTGCTCCTTTATGGGCACCTTCCTACCCGCGCCCAACTGCAAGACCTGGACAACACTTTACGCGCCTCGCGATACCTGCCTCCCGAGGTGGTGCAGGTAATTCGCCTGGTGCAGAGGGCCCATCCCATGGATGTTCTGCGGACGGCAGTCTCTGCTCTGTCCGCCTTTGACCCCGATGTCAACGACTTCTCCAAAGAGGCTACCATCCGGAAGGGTGTTCGCCTTACTGCTCAGGCGGCCACCATTGTGGCTTACCACGACCGCATCCGCAAAGGGCTTGAGCCTGTCCCCCCTAACCCTCGCCTCAACCACGCCGCCAACTTCCTCTGGATGCTTTTCGGGAAGGAGCCCGACCCCGAGGAGGCGCGCCTTTTGGACGTGGACTTTATTCTCCACGCCGAGCACGGGGCCAACGCCAGTGCCTTCGCTGCTCGGGTAACCGCCTCCACGATGAGCGATCTCCACTCGGCCATCGTGAGCGGCATCGGCACCCTCAAGGGACCCCTGCACGGCGGGGCGGCGGAGGCGGTGATGCATATGGTCAAAGAGGTAGCCGACCCCGAGCGGGCCAAGGCCTGGGCGGCGGAGCACCTGGCCCGGGGCGAGCGCATTATGGGCTTCGGGCACCGCGTCTATAAGGCCGAGGATCCCCGCGCCCGCCACCTGCGGGAGCGCTCCCGCTGGCTGGGGGAGAAGAAGGGTCAACCCCAGTGGTTCCAAATCCTCCAGCGCTTCGAAAACGAGGTCATGGCCCCCTATCGGGCCAAGGGCATCTATGTGAATGTGGATTTCTACGCAGGATCTATTTACTACCTGCTGGGCATCCCCGAAGACCTGTTTATCCCCATCTTCGCCATGGGGCGCATCCCTGGCTGGACGCTCCAGGTGTTGGAGCAGTGGCGGGACAACATCCTCCTGCGTCCCCTTCTGCTGTACACCGGCCCCATGGACCTGCGATATATCCCCATAGACCAGCGGGAGAATCAGGCGCAAAGGGCCGCATCCTGA